In Hippoglossus stenolepis isolate QCI-W04-F060 chromosome 5, HSTE1.2, whole genome shotgun sequence, one genomic interval encodes:
- the spty2d1 gene encoding protein SPT2 homolog encodes MDFDNILDIASQNQGLSNVKHKRYSLQAGPPKKDPKSRGVNPAAVQALLKKQQVDTKKKEIKMRKEKDKLNAKRVELKSDRKARAMASRTKDNFKGYNGIPMVELPKKRRSKHDMEDEKSTDAQGFRNDSVDPEDEDNYEYEQTDSEPEAEPEPLRPVRPTGVSGGSSGSSSKSSSKKPKAAPPPLNFADLLKLAEKKQFEPVDLKPKSVKKDERLRTADEIREQEMERKAKRPEKSRDPKVERERDGKSQSSSSSTRTSTLEKEQKNCKPQKNSLEKQSQHSGSAKKSQSDRGHSSSNSSVRDRERERPNTSHSDRDRSKTNSSSSSSATNSRVLSKTSSQGLTKQGAPKPLSSHKSSTSSDLSNRKESSSSLQGRASGNPGTRPSGTALTGQKSQYGNSQQTRPSQGSSMKQGPAVGGHRSGKGEPIKTGINSAVKSNGNSVMRNSSGGPPKAGSQPQQRPGGTFQARSGAPQARPGGSGGQGYPGGNGFRPPGPGSSRPGSGGPGPGSGRPGSGGPGPGSGRPGTGGPGPGSGRPGTGGPGPGSGRPGSGGPGPGSGRPGTGGPGPGSGRPGSGGPVPGRSIDMMGSGPGRPKCTVVSETISSKNFGGPRPGVPPQPGMPQRPGMPPRPGMQPRPMMNRPPGTMLPPITSAYKRKFDDEEDEYDSEMDDFIDDEGNEPEEISRHIKEIFGYDRNKYKDESDYALKFMESSWKDMQKEEARSLKLAVLEDQEEEKKEEEEMKRKNTKRPRKI; translated from the exons ATGGATTTCGACAACATATTGGACATCGCCTCGCAGAACCAGGGACTCAGCAACGTGAAG CATAAGAGATACAGTTTACAAGCTGGACCACCAAAAAAGGACCCGAAGTCGAGAGGTGTAAATCCGGCTGCTGTGCAGGCGCTTCTGAAGAAGCAACAAGTTGATACCAAAAAGAAAG AAattaaaatgaggaaagagaaggacaaACTAAACGCCAAGAGGGTTGAGTTGAAGTCGGACCGCAAAGCCAGAGCGATGGCTTCCAGAACTAAGGACAATTTTAAAGGCTACAATGGCATCCCAATGGTTGAGCTTCCAAAGAAACGACGATCTAAACATGATATGGAGGACGAGAAATCAACGGATGCACAAGGATTTAGGAACGACTCAGTCGACCCAGAGGATGAGGATAACTATGAGTATGAACAGACTGATTCGGAGCCAGAGGCTGAGCCAGAGCCGCTGAGACCAGTGAGACCCACAGGTGTTAGTGGGGGTAGCAGTGGTAGTAGCAGCAAGTCCTCCTCTAAAAAACCCAAGGCTGCTCCACCTCCATTGAACTTTGCAGACTTACTCAAGTTGGcagagaagaaacagtttgagcCAGTTGATCTCAAACCCAAGTCAGTGAAAAAAGATGAGAGACTACGCACAGCTGATGAGATAAGGGAACAGGAGATGGAGCGCAAGGCCAAGAGACCAGAAAAAAGCAGAGACCCaaaagtggagagagagagagatggcaagTCTCAATCTAGCTCCAGTTCAACAAGGACAAGCACTTTagagaaggagcagaagaaCTGCAAACCGCAAAAGAACTcattagaaaaacaaagtcAGCACTCTGGGTCAGCAAAGAAGTCGCAAAGTGACAGAGGCCACTCATCTTCTAATTCCTCTGTaagagaccgagagagagagagacccaacACATCCCACAGTGATAGAGACAGATCTAAGACTAATTCGAGTAGTTCATCTAGTGCCACAAACAGCAGAGTTCTTTCAAAAACTTCTTCTCAGGGTTTAACCAAACAAGGGGCCCCCAAGCCCTTGTCTAGCCACAAATCCAGCACCTCAAGTGACCTTAGCAACAGAAAAGAAAGCTCGTCATCACTTCAAGGAAGAGCTTCAGGGAATCCTGGGACCAGACCTTCTGGTACAGCTTTAACAGGCCAAAAATCGCAATATGGGAACTCCCAGCAGACCAGGCCCAGTCAGGGTAGCTCCATGAAACAGGGGCCGGCAGTCGGAGGCCACAGGTCCGGAAAGGGAGAACCAATAAAGACTGGAATTAATTCTGCAGTAAAATCAAACGGTAATTCAGTGATGAGGAATTCATCAGGCGGCCCTCCTAAGGCAGGGAGCCAACCTCAGCAAAGGCCTGGAGGCACATTCCAGGCAAGAAGTGGTGCCCCACAAGCCAGGCCTGGTGGTAGTGGTGGGCAGGGTTACCCTGGAGGTAATGGATTCAGACCTCCTGGGCCTGGAAGCAGTCGACCTGGTAGTGGGGGACCGGGGCCTGGAAGCGGTCGACCTGGTAGTGGGGGACCAGGTCCTGGAAGCGGTCGACCTGGTACAGGGGGACCAGGTCCTGGAAGCGGTCGACCTGGTACAGGGGGACCAGGTCCTGGAAGCGGTCGACCTGGTAGTGGGGGACCAGGGCCTGGAAGCGGTCGACCTGGTACTGGGGGACCAGGGCCTGGAAGCGGTCGACCTGGTAGTGGGGGACCAGTACCTGGACGGTCGATAGATATGATGGGATCAGGACCTGGAAGACCAAAGTGCACTGTGGTGTCGGAGACCATTTCATCCAAGAATTTTGGTGGACCTAGACCAGGAGTCCCTCCTCAGCCAGGCATGCCACAGAGACCTGGGATGCCGCCCAGACCTGGAATGCAACCCAGACCTATGATGAACAGACCACCAG GTACAATGTTGCCACCTATCACATCTGCCTATAAGAGAAAATTtgatgatgaggaagacgaGTACGACTCAGAAATGGACGATTTTATTGATGACGAAGGAAACGAACCAGAGGAAATTTCCAGGCACATAAAGGAGATTTTTGGATATGATCGAAACAA ATACAAGGATGAGAGTGACTATGCCCTTAAATTTATGGAGAGCAGCTGGAAAGATATGCAGAAAGAAGAGGCCAGGAG CCTGAAATTGGCTGTGCTAGAagatcaggaggaggagaagaaagaggaagaggagatgaaaaggaaaaacactaaGAGGCCAAGAAAGATCTGA